The window GTGTCGTGGATCTTTCTGGCCATGTCAGATTATTTTTTCCAAGGCGCTCTCGCAACGCAGGCAGCGCTGGACTTGGTCGTCTTTGCTGAAGTAGCTGCATTGGTCACAGTAGTAGGTATCGCATTTCGCGCAGTCATATACAGCATGCACTTCTTCCTCTGTCCTGCCGCTGATCGCACCGACGGTGGCGCCGCAGTAACCGCAGCTTGCCCGCACTCCCTCAGTTCCCGGCATTATTCTCTCCTTCATAATATTTCCCCTGCCTCATCTTCCCTATTCACATCTTCATAACCCATCCGGCAGCAACACGGAAACCCCCATCACGTCCACCGGCAGGCAGGGTCGCACCGAGTAGCTGCCCAGATCACGGGCCGCCTCGCGCACCCGGCGATGATCGGCGAGCAGGGCATTGGCCCGCTCCAGGGCCAAGGCCTCCAACCTGGTTTGATTGTCCCGTAGAAACTCGAGTGCGACGTTGATCTCCCGGCTGGCCAGCTCAGGGCTTAAATTGGCGGTGGGGGTGACATTGAGCAGGGAGGCGACTTCGGCAGCCTCGATCCATTGCGGATTGCTCCTGCCGCGCACGGCAATGGCCGCCGTCTCCTCGGCCATCAGGGTGCGGGTCTCCCCTTTACGGCTGTAAGTGAGCTGGTGCCGAAAGCGGAGCAGATAAATGGTCGTAACGATCTTGACATCGCAGGTGACCGTGGCGGCGGCCCTGGCGGCCAAGGGTCGTTCGTCAGCAAGCGCTCCTTCCAGCAGGGTATCGGCCAGCATGGCAACCAAGGGGTGGCTGCGATGGACGAACTGGGCGGCGGGCAACGGCGGATACTGAAAATCAATGGCCAGGGGTTTATCGATATGCGCCTCCTGGGCCAACCGTTCCCTGATGGCTTGCGGCAGATGCTGGGGCAGGATGCGAAAGCCCGTCTTTCGATAGGGTTCGAGCGGGGCGTTCAAGCGGGCGCAGGCGTTTTTCACAAAGCGGGCCACATCCTCCTGGCTGCCAAGGACTGCGCGCTGCCGTCGCCACTCCGGCAAGACATCTTCCGGCTTCAGCCGACGCTGGGCAAAGACGGTGCGGTTGGCCTTGGCCTTTTCCATGGCGTCCTGCCACATGGTCTCCACCGGCTCCATGATCTTGGCCGGTTCAACAAAATCGAGCAAACTCAGCTGCGGACTCTGGCGCTGCTGGCGCTTCATCAATGAAGCCTTGATCAGGGCCTGGTTGATGCGTTGTTCATCTTCGGGCATGGGGACCAGGACCCCCAGTTCCAGGCGGATGGCCTCGGCTTTTCTGAGAATGACATTCAGGATGAAGCCGTCCACCGGGTTGTCCTGGCCGTAGAGCATGGCGCAGCGCACCTCCCGCGCCTTCTGGCCGAAACGGTCCACCCGGCCTTCCCGCTGCTCGTGGCGGGTGGGGTTCCAGGCCAGATCATAGTGCACCACGGCATTAAAGTGCTGCTGGAGATTAATGCCCTCGGAGAGGCAATCGGTGGCCACCAGGATGGGGTGCTCGTTCTCGCCCAGTTCGGCGATGCGGTGATCCCGCTGCTCCGGGGTGTATTCACCGGTGATGGCATCGAGCGCGGCCTCGCGGAAGTGGTGGCGCAGGTGGTTGGCCACATAATGGGCCGTGGCGATATAACGGCAGAAGACCACAGGCCGGAAGCCAGCGGCAATCAGGGGTTCCAGGTGGCGGATCAGGGCGGCGAGTTTCGGATCATCTCGGCTGCCCGAAAGTGCTGTTGCCTGATCAATCAAGACCTGGAGGCGAGTGGCATCGTCCAGGGCGGCGGCTGGTTCAAGGTCACTACCGGAGAGGTCGTCGCCATGCCCATCGTGCAACCGTTCGTCATCAGCCAGAGCCTCCATCTCCTCCATGGTGCCGGTAAGCCGGGTGGATAGAGCCTTGACCGCCGCCTGGGGCGAAGATGACACGCAGCGGAGCAAGGCAAGGGTCGCGTACCAGATGAGGCGCGCCGCCTGGCCGCTTTGTCTTTCGGTGCGGTTGGCGAGATCGAGACAATAGTCCTGAACATCATCAAAAAATCTGCCCCAGCGGCCAGTCAAGGTATAGGTGACCTCAGCGGTCAGACGACGGGGAAAGATATTTGCGTCCTGCCACTCCTCGATGTCCTTGCGCCGCCGCTGGACAAAGTGACGGGCCAGTTCCTCGCGCAATGGTTTTCTGGCCTCGGGGCCAACTCCCTGCAGGGAGGAGAACTCGGGTTTGAGCAGCGACAGCAGATTATGAAAGGCGGTGTCGTCACCGGAATGGGGTGTGGCGGTGAGCATGAGCAGGTGGCGGGCCTCATCGGCTGCCAGCCTCTGCAGGAGCTCAAAGCGCAGTTGTTTACCCTGGCCGCCAGTGGCGCAGGTATGAGCTTCGTCAACAATGATGAACTCCGGGGCGATAGCGAGAAAATGCTCCCGATGCCGTTCGCTTTTGATGTAATCGAGGCTGACCACGACAAAGGGGTGATGATCGAACAGGGAGATGCCGTGAGGTAGGCTTTTCTCCAGACGGGCAACGCTGGCCGAGGTCAATGCCACGGCCTTGAGATGGAAATGGGTCTGCAATTCCTGCTGCCACTGTTCCACCAGGTGCGGGGGGCAGAGCACGGCGAGACGAGCGATCTCGCCCCGGTCAAGCAGTTCGCGGACAATCAAGCCCGCCTCAATGGTCTTGCCGATGCCGACATCATCGGCGATGAGGAGCCGCACCGTGGGCAGGCGCAGGGCCATTAAAAGCGGCACCAGCTGGTAGGCGCGGGGCTCGACGGCAATGTTGCCAAACGACCGGAACGGCCCGGCACCGGCACGCAGTTTAAGCTGCAGGGCGTCGCGCAGAAGAATGGCGGCGTCATGGGCGCCGGGCCGGGCTGGATCGGGCCAGGGAAAGGTGGCGGGCTCTGGAGGGGTGAGTTCAAGTTCCGGCAGCAGGGTAACCATGTCTTCGTCGGATCCGCCTAAGGGGCGCAGACGCAGGACATTGGCGTCCGACCGGGGCTGAACCACCCATTCCCGGCCACGGGCACGGATGAGCGCGCCGGGGGCAAAATCAAAGGCAAGGCTGTTCATGGTATTTCCTTTTTCATACTCCCCTGTTCATTGCAGCGTTTGCCCAATTCATCAAGACGGCGGCATGTCCGACCGAGGCTGTCGGCATTGCGGGCAGCCCTGACGACAGACCATGAATCCGAGACGAAACCGGCCAAAGTCTGATTATACATAAAACCTACCTTGGCGGTAGAACCACGCTCAGGAAGAATCCCTGCCTTTATCACCCGTTTGCCGTAGCGACGAACCAGGTCAAGCAGCGTCTTTTTGGGATCAGCAAGCAATTCCGGTCGCTCCGGCAGCTTGTCAAGAGGAGCCCCGCAAAATTCGGCAAACCCTTCCCTGTCGGCAAGCAGCCAGGCTTCAATCTCCCGCACGGCCACCCGGAACAACATGCCGGACGGCATGATCTGCTCGCCGCGCCAATTGGCGAGCAGCGTTGGTGGGCAATCAATACGATCCAGATCCGTCAGCAACAGCACGGGAATAGCCTTCGCCGTTCTGACCAGTTCAGGCAACTTTTTCCTGAGATAGCTGTTGCCTCTGCGGCCAAGCCGTACCGCGACACACAGCCCCTGATTGGTTTCCGCAACAAGCCGATCAGCCACTGCTTCGCTCAAGGCATCCTCGGTGGCGATATAGATTCCGGTCATCCCCACAAGCCCAACTGCACGGCTTTTTTCGGACGTGTTTGAGGCAACACCACATCCGCGACCGACAACCCTGCGTCAAGACCTTGTTGCTCCGCCTCGGAAACCCGGCGGACCTGGGTCCCCTCGTGGCTCGGTTCCAGCACC is drawn from Desulfobulbaceae bacterium DB1 and contains these coding sequences:
- a CDS encoding helicase SNF2, translating into MNSLAFDFAPGALIRARGREWVVQPRSDANVLRLRPLGGSDEDMVTLLPELELTPPEPATFPWPDPARPGAHDAAILLRDALQLKLRAGAGPFRSFGNIAVEPRAYQLVPLLMALRLPTVRLLIADDVGIGKTIEAGLIVRELLDRGEIARLAVLCPPHLVEQWQQELQTHFHLKAVALTSASVARLEKSLPHGISLFDHHPFVVVSLDYIKSERHREHFLAIAPEFIIVDEAHTCATGGQGKQLRFELLQRLAADEARHLLMLTATPHSGDDTAFHNLLSLLKPEFSSLQGVGPEARKPLREELARHFVQRRRKDIEEWQDANIFPRRLTAEVTYTLTGRWGRFFDDVQDYCLDLANRTERQSGQAARLIWYATLALLRCVSSSPQAAVKALSTRLTGTMEEMEALADDERLHDGHGDDLSGSDLEPAAALDDATRLQVLIDQATALSGSRDDPKLAALIRHLEPLIAAGFRPVVFCRYIATAHYVANHLRHHFREAALDAITGEYTPEQRDHRIAELGENEHPILVATDCLSEGINLQQHFNAVVHYDLAWNPTRHEQREGRVDRFGQKAREVRCAMLYGQDNPVDGFILNVILRKAEAIRLELGVLVPMPEDEQRINQALIKASLMKRQQRQSPQLSLLDFVEPAKIMEPVETMWQDAMEKAKANRTVFAQRRLKPEDVLPEWRRQRAVLGSQEDVARFVKNACARLNAPLEPYRKTGFRILPQHLPQAIRERLAQEAHIDKPLAIDFQYPPLPAAQFVHRSHPLVAMLADTLLEGALADERPLAARAAATVTCDVKIVTTIYLLRFRHQLTYSRKGETRTLMAEETAAIAVRGRSNPQWIEAAEVASLLNVTPTANLSPELASREINVALEFLRDNQTRLEALALERANALLADHRRVREAARDLGSYSVRPCLPVDVMGVSVLLPDGL